The DNA sequence CATGTTTACAAGAACTAAAACAAATTTTGCTGGACCTGGTTCAGTTAGCCAGCCAACTCTTTGTAGTCCTATAGCTTCTAACCAGTCATTGATAGGTCCAGGGCCTGAAAACATAAGTCTTAAAACTAATAGTGAAATAAATCCTGGAACAGCATATGGTAATATAATTATACTTCTCCAAAACTTTTTAAATTTGACTTCATTAGAATTTATAAGTAACGCCAAAAACAACCCTACAAAATAGGTTGTTACTGTAGCGAGAATTGCCCAAATTACAGTCCAAACAAATACACCGTAAAACGTTCCACTCCAAATTTCAAGCTTAAACAAATCCTTAAAATTATTTAAACCAACCCAATTTAAAAGCGCCCTTGGCGGTAAATGATAAGGACCAGAAAAATCAGTAAATGCAATCAAAATTGAAAATATAATTGGAAACAAAACAATGAACATTACAAAAACAGCTGCAGGTGCTAAAATTATAAAAGGAAAATTTCTGTCTAAAACATCATGTATTGTAGTTTTTTTATATTCCATTCTGTTTGCATTTTTCTTTGCATCATAAACATTAGATATATAAGCGATTATAATAATTGCCAAAATTAATAAAGCAATAATACCCTGTAACATTAAAAACAATGAATGGTCAAAAACAGCTTTTCCATTCACATAATGAAATTTTACTTCACCTAGAGTTACAAGTCCCCAAATTGACTTTTTAAAATAAGGAATACCAAAGATTAATGTTATGACTTCTATTAGTGCATATATTGCTCCCTTTATATACTGTTTATTATAAAATTGTCCTATTCCCATAAACAGAAGGGATAGCAGCATCGCCTTTTTACTTTTTTCCATCCTTCCCCCTCCTAAATGCTTGTTAAAAATAAAAATTATACTTAAGGCATGGGGGAAATTCCCCATGCCTCTTTGCATATTATTTTTGTGCTGCTATTGCATCTTGAATTGTCTTAACTGCCTTGTCAAGAGCTGCCTTTGGTTCAGCCTTTCCATCCCAAATAGTTGAAAGTGC is a window from the Caloramator mitchellensis genome containing:
- a CDS encoding carbohydrate ABC transporter permease, translating into MEKSKKAMLLSLLFMGIGQFYNKQYIKGAIYALIEVITLIFGIPYFKKSIWGLVTLGEVKFHYVNGKAVFDHSLFLMLQGIIALLILAIIIIAYISNVYDAKKNANRMEYKKTTIHDVLDRNFPFIILAPAAVFVMFIVLFPIIFSILIAFTDFSGPYHLPPRALLNWVGLNNFKDLFKLEIWSGTFYGVFVWTVIWAILATVTTYFVGLFLALLINSNEVKFKKFWRSIIILPYAVPGFISLLVLRLMFSGPGPINDWLEAIGLQRVGWLTEPGPAKFVLVLVNMWLGAPYFMALMSSVLTNISKELYESADIDGATGVQKFRFITLPMVLYATAPLLITSFAFNFNNFNIIYFLADGGPVNPEYQYAGHTDILISWIYKLTLNQQQYHMASVVSIIIFIIIASISAYSFTQTRSFKEEDLIQ